One genomic region from Sander lucioperca isolate FBNREF2018 chromosome 3, SLUC_FBN_1.2, whole genome shotgun sequence encodes:
- the rbms1a gene encoding RNA-binding motif, single-stranded-interacting protein 1 translates to MIFANTGNPLKTVNRKQSYPMTPSSPSSSSNSSSTGLEQLSKTNLYIRGLPPATTDLDLVKLCHQYGKIQSAKAILDKTTNKCKGYGFVDFDSPAAALKAVHALKTSGIQAQMAKQQEQDPTNLYISNLPLAVDEKELENMLQPFGQVVSTRILRDYSGNSRGVGFARMDTTEQCNAVISHFNGKFIKIASGTLAPSQPLLCKFADSQRKKHAHSGFVPNGHTGDLRLGAMTLTYDPSSAAIQNGYYPSPYPMSNRIMTMQPAMSPYMSPVSAYQVQSHSWVAHQPYIMQHPGAVMSPSVDPSMSLHPSAMITQQMGQLSLGNNGAYISANPGVQGAYMPQYPPMQAAAENGTPQQVDSSNNSSPYSQLSK, encoded by the exons TCCTACCCCATGACTCCGTCcagtcccagcagcagcagcaacagcagcagcacaggcCTGGAGCAGCTCAGCAAAACCAACCTGTACATCCGCGGCCTGCCTCCTGCCACTACAGACCTGGACCTGGTCAAACTCTGTCACCA GTATGGCAAGATTCAGTCAGCAAAAGCAATCCTGGACAAGACAACCAACAAATGTAAAG GTTACGGCTTTGTGGACTTTGACAGCCCTGCGGCTGCTCTAAAGGCAGTACATGCTCTGAAAACCAGCGGCATACAGGCCCAGATGGCCAAG CAACAGGAGCAGGACCCCACTAATCTGTACATTTCCAACTTGCCTCTCGCTGTGGATGAGAAAGAGTTGGAGAACATGCTGCAGCCCTTCGGCCAGGTCGTCTCCACCCGGATCCTCCGAGACTACAGCGGTAACAGCCGAGGCGTGGGCTTCGCCAG GATGGACACAACAGAGCAGTGTAATGCAGTCATCTCCCACTTCAATGGGAAGTTTATCAAGATAGCTTCTGGAACTCTGG CTCCCTCTCAGCCCTTGCTGTGTAAGTTTGCAGACAGTCAAAGGAAGAAACATGCTCACAGCGGATTTGTTCCCAATGGACATACAGGGGATCTAAGACTA GGTGCAATGACTCTTACCTATGACCCCTCCTCAGCGGCTATACAGAATGG GTACTATCCTTCTCCGTATCCAATGAGCAACAGGATAATGACAATGCAGCCTGCGATGTCTCCCTACATGTCTCCAGTCTCTGCTTACCAG GTACAGAGTCATTCTTGGGTGGCACATCAACCATATATCATGCAACACCCG GGTGCTGTGATGTCTCCCTCTGTGGATCCCTCCATGTCACTGCACCCTTCAGCCATGATTACTCAGCAGATGGGCCAGCTGTCACTGGGAAACAATGGAGCG TATATTTCAGCCAACCCTGGTGTCCAGGGAGCTTACATGCCTCAGTATCCTCCCATGCAGGCAGCAGCT gaAAACGGCACGCCGCAACAAGTGGATTCTTCCAACAACTCGTCTCCTTACAGTCAACTCAGCAAGTAA